In the genome of Chitinophagales bacterium, one region contains:
- the guaA gene encoding glutamine-hydrolyzing GMP synthase, giving the protein MQHETILILDFGAQYRQLIARRVREAKVYCEVLPWDASPAEIQSKNPKGIIFTGGPSVVYADDAPIIDKAILDLGIPIFGICYGTQMIGHLMGGKVEKAEEREYGKKPLHVTSDHILFEGVEKESTCWMSHTYYVSEPPTGFTTIASTDTCPVGAIANDVQKIYGVQFHPEVVHTPYGTQILQNFLYHICGCKGDWVMGDFAQEKIAELREKIGGKKVLCGLSGGVDSSVAAALIHHAVGEQLTCIFVDHGLLRKNEGDEVEEFFKGEFKLKLIRVNAQERFLSKLAGVSDPEKKRKIIGEEFIRVFEEEAKKIGKVDYLVQGTIYADIIESGSKHGATIKSHHNVGGLPDHVDFEEIIEPLEDLFKDEVREVGRVIGLPSYLTERQPFPGPGLAIRVIGDITEQKLEILREADFIYRSEIAKAGWDKHIWQYFAVYTGIRSVGVMGDERTYDTAIALRGVTSTDGMTADWARIPYDVLEKISTRIVNEVPHINRVVYDITSKPPGTIEWE; this is encoded by the coding sequence ATGCAGCACGAAACAATCCTTATTTTAGATTTTGGCGCACAGTATCGCCAATTGATAGCCAGAAGAGTAAGAGAAGCCAAAGTCTATTGCGAAGTCCTACCGTGGGATGCATCTCCTGCTGAAATCCAATCCAAAAATCCCAAGGGAATTATTTTTACAGGCGGTCCAAGTGTTGTTTATGCAGACGATGCACCCATTATAGACAAAGCTATTCTCGATTTGGGCATTCCCATTTTTGGGATATGCTACGGCACTCAAATGATTGGTCATTTGATGGGGGGAAAAGTAGAAAAAGCGGAGGAACGGGAATATGGCAAAAAACCACTGCATGTCACCTCCGACCACATCCTGTTTGAAGGAGTCGAAAAAGAATCTACCTGTTGGATGAGTCACACCTACTATGTGAGCGAACCGCCAACGGGTTTTACGACAATTGCTTCAACGGATACCTGTCCTGTGGGTGCAATCGCCAATGATGTCCAGAAAATCTATGGAGTCCAGTTTCATCCCGAAGTTGTCCATACACCCTATGGCACTCAAATCCTTCAAAATTTTCTCTACCATATCTGTGGCTGCAAAGGCGACTGGGTTATGGGAGATTTTGCCCAAGAGAAAATTGCAGAACTGCGGGAGAAAATTGGAGGTAAAAAAGTCTTGTGCGGATTATCAGGAGGTGTAGATTCTTCAGTTGCTGCCGCTTTGATTCACCATGCCGTTGGAGAGCAGTTGACCTGTATTTTTGTAGATCATGGACTATTGCGGAAAAATGAAGGCGATGAAGTAGAGGAATTCTTCAAAGGCGAATTCAAGCTCAAATTGATTCGGGTAAATGCTCAAGAGCGTTTCTTGTCGAAGTTGGCGGGGGTAAGCGACCCAGAGAAAAAACGCAAAATCATTGGAGAAGAGTTTATCCGAGTTTTTGAAGAAGAAGCCAAAAAAATCGGCAAGGTCGACTATTTGGTACAAGGCACTATTTATGCCGACATCATCGAAAGCGGCAGCAAACATGGCGCAACCATCAAAAGCCATCACAATGTAGGTGGATTGCCTGACCATGTTGATTTTGAAGAAATTATTGAACCTTTGGAAGATTTGTTCAAAGATGAGGTGCGAGAAGTTGGGCGTGTGATTGGCTTACCGAGCTATCTCACCGAACGTCAACCTTTTCCTGGGCCTGGCTTGGCAATTCGGGTAATAGGTGACATCACCGAGCAAAAATTAGAAATCTTGCGAGAAGCAGATTTTATCTATCGCAGTGAAATCGCTAAAGCAGGTTGGGATAAACACATCTGGCAATACTTTGCAGTTTATACAGGTATCCGAAGTGTGGGAGTGATGGGGGATGAACGCACTTACGATACGGCTATTGCGCTGCGTGGCGTGACAAGTACGGACGGAATGACGGCGGATTGGGCAAGAATTCCTTACGATGTTTTGGAGAAGATTTCTACAAGAATTGTGAATGAAGTGCCACACATCAATCGGGTGGTGTATGACATTACTTCAAAACCTCCAGGAACGATTGAGTGGGAGTAG
- a CDS encoding tetratricopeptide repeat protein produces the protein MIAAVSENTIDPKISNLSILDHALALLDKGINEIPSNIEVLVKEAIALSKQSNDKKNLFRLTIKWGFYWHRLEQYQKAEKQYIRALKVAEELGKDEFTAHVYSNLGLLNLRRNKHSNALHFLFKALSLHTEGQECFIYSNIGTAFFEQGKYEKALKFYQKTMERAEGFEEKNKLNTYINIGVTLQCLERYEEATPYYLKSLEVMGDSELYMDKKAACFENFGEVSLAQKQYDNAVLYLRQAIDFNIQLKQLKRISVCLRLLGKAYLGQQKYDDAYQSFQKSLLNAREHQHIVEEKEVLEIIIQYCKERKWWENCIDYQDQLIQLQSQYFYPEQKEKVQAILSKQEEEMDVLVERHIKIEEQNQRLQQYNRELKQYAFIVAHDLKEPLCNITGFSTLLSSKYKEQLNEEVLELLQYIEGGANYMHKLLEDLLKYTTLSLNEAKVVQIDTNETLQKILTQLQPKIDAAKAKVQIDILPTMSIEPKHFQWLMTQLIENSLKFSDPNRLCHIYIHTYQKRNRQYIEVRDNGIGIEAEQQQKIFRIFQRLHKQSYEGTGIGLAICKKIVSLYNGEIGLQSREGEGTAVYFLLPSIFK, from the coding sequence ATGATAGCCGCTGTAAGCGAAAACACTATTGATCCCAAAATATCAAATCTTTCTATATTAGACCATGCCTTAGCCTTATTGGATAAGGGTATCAATGAGATACCATCTAATATTGAAGTGCTGGTAAAAGAAGCCATTGCACTGTCTAAACAGTCGAATGATAAAAAAAATCTGTTTCGTTTAACGATTAAATGGGGTTTTTATTGGCACCGTTTGGAGCAGTATCAAAAGGCAGAAAAACAGTATATCCGTGCGCTTAAAGTGGCAGAAGAACTGGGTAAAGACGAATTTACCGCACATGTTTACAGCAATTTGGGGCTACTAAATCTCCGAAGAAACAAACACAGCAATGCGCTACATTTTCTATTCAAAGCCTTGAGTTTACATACCGAAGGACAGGAATGTTTTATTTACTCCAATATTGGAACAGCTTTTTTTGAGCAAGGAAAATATGAAAAAGCATTGAAGTTTTACCAAAAAACAATGGAGCGTGCAGAGGGTTTTGAAGAAAAAAATAAATTAAATACGTATATCAACATCGGTGTAACATTGCAGTGTCTGGAGAGATATGAAGAAGCGACACCTTATTACCTTAAATCGTTGGAGGTAATGGGTGACAGCGAGTTGTATATGGATAAAAAAGCAGCTTGTTTTGAAAACTTTGGAGAGGTGAGTTTGGCGCAAAAACAGTATGATAATGCAGTGCTTTATTTACGACAAGCTATTGATTTTAATATCCAACTCAAGCAGTTGAAACGCATCAGTGTCTGTCTTCGTTTGTTAGGAAAAGCCTATCTTGGTCAGCAGAAATATGATGATGCCTACCAATCATTCCAAAAGTCCCTTTTGAATGCTCGTGAGCACCAACATATAGTGGAAGAGAAAGAAGTATTGGAAATCATTATACAATACTGTAAAGAAAGAAAATGGTGGGAGAATTGTATAGATTATCAAGATCAACTCATTCAGCTTCAATCACAGTATTTTTACCCCGAACAGAAGGAGAAAGTTCAGGCGATTCTAAGCAAGCAAGAAGAAGAAATGGATGTATTGGTAGAAAGGCATATTAAAATTGAAGAGCAAAATCAACGATTACAACAGTATAACAGGGAGTTGAAACAATATGCTTTTATTGTGGCACATGATCTAAAAGAACCTCTTTGCAACATCACTGGATTTTCGACTTTGTTGAGTTCAAAATACAAAGAACAACTCAATGAAGAAGTGTTAGAACTGTTGCAATACATTGAAGGAGGAGCAAATTATATGCACAAATTACTGGAAGACCTTCTGAAATACACTACTTTGTCATTGAACGAAGCAAAAGTTGTGCAAATTGATACTAATGAAACCCTTCAAAAAATATTGACACAATTACAACCCAAAATAGACGCTGCAAAAGCGAAGGTTCAGATAGATATATTGCCTACTATGAGTATCGAACCCAAACATTTTCAATGGCTGATGACTCAATTGATTGAAAATTCATTGAAATTTAGTGATCCCAATCGCCTTTGTCATATCTATATTCATACCTATCAAAAACGCAACCGTCAGTACATTGAAGTCAGAGACAATGGTATTGGAATTGAAGCAGAACAACAACAAAAAATATTTCGCATTTTTCAAAGATTACACAAGCAAAGTTATGAAGGAACAGGTATAGGCTTGGCTATTTGTAAGAAAATTGTATCTCTTTACAATGGAGAAATTGGGCTGCAATCTAGGGAAGGAGAAGGGACTGCTGTTTACTTTTTATTACCTTCTATTTTCAAATAA
- a CDS encoding AAA family ATPase → MKKLPLAKSSFPQMIEEGYVYVDKTKEIYDLINYSSYVFLSRPRRFGKSLLISTLEALFQGKKELFKGLWIEDKIEWKEYPVLRIDFGDLNYKSLELFEEQMSSILDRFGERYDISLTSSHYLSKIRNLILDVYDKTGKELVILVDEYDAPIARHIADLELATKYQNSLRDFYSILKARNNEIKFVFLTGISKFAKMSIFSVINLMKDVSLLKPFNNIVGFTPVDLQDYFGDYIAAFAQEEKISEDELLAKLTYWYDGYSWEAKNKIFNPYSIVNVFKDLKFKNYWFETGTPTILMELIKEKYSKEREKAPTMEEFENKEAVGLDSSYDLEQKIPLEKLLFETGYLTVTDLLETEIGDLYTLTYPNYEVRHSFNAFILSAFSADTTNSIHYKAIKLRTALEANDKEGFLTLLRSLFGALPYQHRNKASEAYYHGLFYLVMTLLGVRPNLEDATDKGRIDCTLDLGKKIYIIEFKYGEKGTMDYLLKQAINQIDQLKYYESFEGLDKEIWLLGVGFLVKKDAKLKKHVLTIEGELKQHG, encoded by the coding sequence ATGAAAAAATTACCTTTAGCTAAGTCGAGTTTTCCCCAAATGATTGAGGAAGGATATGTTTATGTGGACAAAACTAAGGAGATATATGATTTAATCAATTACAGTTCGTATGTATTTTTATCTCGCCCTCGAAGGTTTGGAAAATCTTTGTTGATTAGTACTTTGGAGGCTTTATTTCAAGGCAAAAAGGAATTGTTCAAAGGGCTTTGGATTGAAGATAAAATAGAATGGAAGGAATATCCTGTGCTTCGGATTGATTTTGGAGATTTGAATTATAAATCGCTTGAATTATTTGAAGAACAAATGTCAAGTATCTTAGATCGATTTGGGGAAAGGTATGATATAAGTCTTACGTCTTCTCATTATCTGAGCAAAATAAGAAATTTGATTTTAGATGTATATGACAAAACGGGTAAAGAGTTGGTGATTTTGGTGGATGAATACGATGCTCCAATTGCTCGACATATTGCTGATTTAGAGTTGGCTACGAAATACCAAAATTCATTGCGAGATTTTTACAGTATTTTAAAAGCTCGTAACAACGAAATCAAATTCGTGTTTTTGACAGGTATTTCTAAATTTGCCAAAATGTCTATCTTTTCGGTCATAAACCTAATGAAAGATGTGAGTTTGTTGAAGCCATTCAACAACATTGTGGGATTTACTCCAGTGGATTTACAAGATTATTTTGGAGACTATATTGCAGCCTTTGCTCAAGAGGAAAAAATAAGTGAAGATGAACTATTGGCGAAATTGACATATTGGTATGATGGTTATTCTTGGGAGGCAAAGAACAAAATATTCAACCCCTATTCTATTGTCAATGTTTTCAAGGATTTAAAGTTCAAAAACTATTGGTTTGAAACGGGTACACCCACTATTTTGATGGAATTGATTAAAGAGAAATACTCTAAAGAAAGGGAAAAGGCTCCTACGATGGAGGAGTTTGAAAATAAGGAAGCAGTTGGTTTAGACAGTAGTTATGATTTAGAGCAGAAAATTCCTTTGGAGAAACTATTGTTTGAAACAGGTTATTTGACAGTGACAGACCTTTTGGAAACAGAGATAGGAGATTTATATACTTTGACTTACCCCAATTATGAAGTCCGACATTCCTTCAACGCCTTTATTTTGAGTGCTTTTTCAGCAGATACGACCAATTCTATTCATTACAAAGCAATCAAATTGAGAACTGCTTTGGAAGCAAATGATAAAGAGGGATTCTTAACGCTCCTTCGCTCACTTTTTGGTGCATTGCCCTATCAACATCGCAATAAAGCAAGTGAAGCCTACTACCACGGTTTGTTTTATTTGGTAATGACACTGTTAGGTGTGCGCCCTAATTTGGAGGATGCAACAGATAAAGGGCGAATTGACTGCACCTTAGATTTGGGCAAGAAAATTTACATCATCGAATTCAAATATGGTGAAAAAGGAACAATGGATTATTTGTTAAAGCAAGCCATCAACCAAATTGACCAACTCAAATATTACGAATCTTTTGAAGGTTTGGACAAGGAGATTTGGTTATTGGGTGTGGGCTTTTTGGTGAAAAAGGATGCAAAATTGAAGAAGCATGTACTGACAATTGAAGGAGAATTGAAGCAGCATGGTTAG